One genomic segment of Komagataella phaffii GS115 chromosome 4, complete sequence includes these proteins:
- a CDS encoding Specialized J-protein that functions with Hsp70 in Fe-S cluster biogenesis in mitochondria, with protein MFRGLQLIPRFASSTRIRLFSQKSVLLDAAKVNYYRIFHNTFPYGPPPAGSFDVDQRQLRKEFRKLQAKYHPDILNSGDDKVHLDDEEYSSLLNNAYATLKSPLTRAQYILKLNANIDITTDEASKSYQFKDKALLLDILEIHEELENVSDDSELAALKISNDERIAESISKLGQLFKDEDYENAAMESIKLKYWFNIDNAIKEWEEGKPVIMTH; from the coding sequence ATGTTTAGAGGTCTACAATTGATCCCAAGATTTGCTAGCTCCACTCGTATTCGTTTGTTTAGCCAGAAAAGCGTGCTGCTTGATGCGGCAAAAGTGAATTATTACAGAATCTTTCATAACACCTTCCCTTATGGTCCTCCACCCGCCGGAAGTTTCGATGTCGACCAAAGACAACTTCGAAAGGAGTTCAGAAAGCTACAAGCCAAATACCATCCTGATATTTTGAATAGTGGGGATGATAAAGTGCACCTGGACGATGAAGAATATTCAAGTCTCCTGAACAATGCTTATGCCACATTGAAATCACCCCTAACACGAGCACAGTACATCTTAAAATTGAATGCAAACATTGACATTACCACAGATGAAGCCTCAAAAAGCTACCAATTCAAGGATaaagctcttcttcttgacaTTTTGGAGATACatgaagaattggagaatGTTTCCGACGATTCGGAGTTGGCTGCCCTCAAAATCAGTAACGATGAACGAATTGCAGAGTCCATCAGCAAGTTGGGCCAGTTGTTCAAAGACGAGGATTACGAGAATGCAGCAATGGAGAGTATCAAACTAAAATACTGGTTCAACATTGATAATGCCATCAAAGAGTGGGAGGAGGGAAAACCTGTGATAATGACACATTGA
- a CDS encoding Nucleoporin, essential subunit of the nuclear pore complex (NPC), translating to MSFNFGAKTNAAPGNTSTGGFSFGSNTSNNAAPAAGSSSFSFGAKPTSGGLNLNTNPSSSNSGGLFGAKPAGTTGASTGLFGANTGANTGNTSNTTSGGLFGNNNNTNVNNTASGGLFGNNASNANNTTSGGLFGNANANPNNGNTNNAGSGGLFGGNNNTASGGLFGNKGTSTNSGGLFGTSNTGNTTNTGAPSGGLFGSTNNTGTSSGLFGGNTSTNTSNTAGGLFGNNANTNANNQVNNNVPTSAQPSFAWSQQQKSQPSNALQQMQSNQAVATFNNNSNNYTPTITDQIIKVKNSWDPSSPNCMLKTHFYNKLPSNESLANVQRPQDELPEEWEKAMSNRPTKYNSIPVKAKGFDDLLTRANTQTEHVRQSRIILNTINDNLTDLGEKHDLNTSARLTECKVKYKNLSKKLLRLAIILSVLKSRGYPLSTDEEHLKLEFEKLFNTLNDPAGLGRTNELWGRLSNLRERAKNLSQQQQKESGLLITQEQVQERDLSTTSKVTDVLGKQQQGIQYLYELIQTDKEKLDKLLEKVN from the coding sequence atgtctttcaattttggagcTAAGACGAATGCGGCGCCAGGAAACACTTCCACGGGGGGATTTTCCTTTGGATCGAATACTAGCAACAATGCTGCCCCTGCGGCTGgttcttccagtttttcGTTTGGTGCCAAACCAACTAGCGGCGGGTTGAATCTAAACACAAACCCTTCGTCTTCCAATTCCGGCGGACTGTTTGGTGCCAAGCCTGCTGGAACTACTGGTGCAAGCACTGGTCTATTTGGAGCCAATACGGGGGCCAATACGGGGAACACTTCTAATACCACATCCGGTGGACTGTTTGGCAATAACAACAACACTAATGTAAATAATACAGCATCGGGGGGGCTATTTGGGAACAATGCCTCCAATGCCAATAACACAACTTCCGGTGGACTGTTCGGTAATGCCAATGCTAATCCAAATAATGGCAACACGAACAACGCCGGATCGGGGGGTTTGTTTGGAGGCAATAACAATACTGCGTCTGGAGGACTGTTTGGAAACAAGGGCACTAGCACGAACAGTGGAGGACTTTTTGGTACCAGCAACACTGGAAATACCACAAACACTGGTGCCCCTTCGGGAGGCTTGTTTGGAAGCACTAATAATACTGGTACTTCCAGTGGGTTATTTGGTGGTAACACTAGCACCAATACCTCAAACACAGCTGGCGGATTATTCGGTAACAATGCCAACACAAATGCAAACAACCAAGTGAACAACAACGTTCCAACATCGGCCCAACCTTCGTTTGCCTGGAGTCAGCAGCAAAAATCACAGCCATCTAATGCTCTGCAACAAATGCAATCAAATCAAGCGGTTGCCACGTTCAACAATAATTCTAATAACTACACTCCTACCATTACAGATCAAATCATTAAAGTCAAGAACTCTTGGGATCCTTCGTCCCCTAATTGTATGTTGAAAACTCACTTTTACAACAAGcttccttcaaatgaaaGTCTTGCCAATGTCCAAAGGCCGCAGGATGAACTACCGGAGGAATGGGAAAAGGCAATGTCGAACCGACCCACCAAGTATAATTCCATCCCTGTTAAGGCCAAGGGATTTGATGATTTGTTAACAAGAGCCAACACGCAAACAGAGCATGTTCGTCAGTCCAGAATTATTCTCAATACGATAAACGATAATCTTACCGATCTAGGTGAAAAACACGATCTCAACACCAGTGCAAGGTTAACCGAGTGCAAAGTGAAGTACAAGAACCTGAGCAAGAAATTACTCAGACTCGCTATAATTCTATCGGTTTTGAAGTCCAGAGGTTACCCATTATCAACTGATGAAGAGCATTTGAAGTtagaatttgaaaagttaTTCAACACTTTGAACGATCCTGCGGGATTGGGAAGAACAAACGAATTATGGGGTAGACTTTCTAATCTGAGAGAAAGAGCCAAAAACCTCAGtcaacagcagcaaaaagaaagtggTCTACTCATCACCCAAGAGCAGGTCCAAGAGAGAGATTTATCCACAACTAGTAAAGTGACAGATGTCCTGGGCAAACAGCAACAGGGTATCCAATATCTGTATGAGCTTATTCAAACAGATAAAGAGAAACTGGACAAACTGCTGGAAAAAGTCAACTGA